CGAACTGCTCGCGGTCTTCGTCATCGTCTTCGTCGTGCAGGCGATCACCGCGTTCCTGGGGGCGATGGCCGGGCTCTTCGTCCTCGCGCCGCCGCTCGCGAACAACCCGTGGACGATCGTCACGAGCGTCTACGCCCACGACGGGGCCGGCCACCTGCTCTCGAACAGCGTCGCGCTCGTGCTCTTCGGGTGGCCCGTCGCGCGAGCGACTACCCGCATCCGGTTTCACACGTTCTTCCTCGTGGCGGGCGCGCTGGCGGGGGTCTCCCAGATCCTCGTCACCGGTGCGCTCGCCTCGCTCCCGATCGTCGCGGTCGCGCCGACTGGCAGCGTCCTCGGCGCGAGCGGCGCGGTCTTCGCCCTGCTCGGTTACCTGCTCGCCTCTAACCGGCTCTCCGACGCGTTCGCGTCGGTGATCGACGTGCCGGGCTGGGTGAGCCTCGCCGTCTTCCTCGTGCTCGCCGCGATCGTCACCCTGGCAACCGCCCAGCCCGGGGTCGCGCTTGTCGCGCACTTCACCGGCTTCCTGCTCGGGCTGATCGCCGGCCGCGCCGGGGCGCTCGAGTCGGGGTCGCGAGGTCGGGGCAAGCGGACTCGCGCCTGATCGGTGAGAGTGGGTTCGTGGGCTGGGCGATCGGGATGGGGGCGGTCCACACGCCATCCTCGAAACACAAGCTACAAATAGAAACCGGGGTTAGGAACGTGCGAGGGCTCGTAGATCAGTGGCAGATCGCTTCCTTCGCAAGGAAGAGGCCCCGGGTTCAAATCCCGGCGAGTCCACTCCGATTTTGCAACATTTCGAATTGTTCCGATAGTCGTTGTTGTAGCGCCTGAGGAGCAATTCTGCAGTCGTATGTCGAGCGTACAAACCCCTTCTCGAAATCGAGTGATTGAGGATGTGGGATTCGCATCCGCGCTGTCCTGCGATTTTACCGAAGGAATTCGGGGGTGGTCGGCGTGACGATCGCGCCGTGGTCGTCAGTCGATCGGTCGACGTGCCGTCACTGCGGAGCCCACGTCACCGATCGATTCCGGCGCGTCTTCGGTGACGATCGCGATCGGGCCCATCGCTGTAGCGAGTGCGATAGCTACCGCCGACTGAGCCGCGGGTCCGCTGCTGGCGTGGACGTCGAGATACTCGATCCGGAGACGTCGTCGGGACGTCACGGAGGGGAGGCAAATGCGTGACGGGGCGTTCGTCCCGGCGAATCGGCTGTACGATGTCGAAACCGGGACGCCCATAGCCCACCCAGTGACGCAAGCGACGGACGAGCAAGTTCGTCGTGCCGTCGAGAATCCGAACGAATCGACGGCTCGTTACACACGCGGGCAGGGTGGGGATAAGTTACATACGACAACGTTTAACAACACTCGAAAAGGGGCACCATTTCGACTGGAAAACGGCTGTCACACGGCTGATTCCGTCAACGGGAGCGGGGGGTCGCGATGAGTCGTCTCGTCGAGTCCGACGAGTGCGAGCGCTGCGGCGATCGCGTCGACGCGCTTCGCCGACTGTGTGCTGACTGTACGCGCGACGTCCGCGACGCGCGGGAGGGTCCGCTATGAGTTCGCGGACGTCGGAACTCGAGAGACCGAAGGCCAGCGGCGACGATCGCGACCTCGAGGCGGAACTCGCGAGCGCGAGTGCGGGCCACGTCGGCATTCCTGTCGACGCGATTTGCGTGGGTTGTGGGCGTATTCGCGTCAAGCGGGCTGGTCTCGAGGAGATAGGCCAGCACCTGCAGGTCGACCCAATGACAATCGAGGTTCGCCACCTTGAGTCATTCAAACACGTCTGTCACCCGTGCGGGAGCGCGACGTGGTGGAACCCAGTGGCGGTGCTGACCGGCCTGCTCGACCGCGAGCGAGGTGAGTAGCGGTGCTGCAAGTAGCGACGACACCGCACGAGATCGAGGGCCGCTGGAAGTGGCCCGACTGGGATCGCGGTCCGTACGACGCGCTCTCGTCGGTCATGCTCGGCCCGCCGTTCGAGGGATACCTCGAACTGAGTACCGAAGTCGACGGCGAGCCGTGGTGGCTCGAGGTGAGCTATAGCAAGTCCGGGTTCGCGCCGCGACTGTCGGACGGGATCAACGCCGAACGGCTGTACGAGTGGGACATCGTGGGCCGTGGGCGAAACGAAAAGAAGGCGTCGTTCAACATCTCTCCGCGGTTTCCGAACATGCGCCACTGGGAGACCGACGAACCAGTGCAGCTTCCTTGGGAGAATCAGGTCGGCGAGACCGAAGGCGTCGACGTCGAGTACCACACGAGCAACATCGAAGCCGAACGAGGCCTCGAGTTGCTGCCGGAGTTCTTCGCGGCGATCTTCGACGAGGCAAACGAGCGCGTTCATCCGGAGTACTTCCGAAGCGATCCGCACCCGACGAGCACGATGTGGGCGTACGAGCGGTACGTCCGGATCAGGCGCGAATGGGCGCAAAAGCTCTCGTCGGCCGGTGTTCTCCAGAAGATCGCGCTCTACCTATCGGACCTGGAGGGTGTCAAGGCCGAGTTGCACATCGACAACACGGAGGTGATGAACCACCAGAACCGCCTCTTCCTCGAGCCGTCGTCGGTGACCGAACTCCTGCCGGGCCACACCTACGGCCGCAAATTCGAGATCTACCAGCTGAAGGACCCGGACGCGGTGTCGAAGGACCACCCGTCGTACCACCCGAAGGTCGAGGTACTGGTCAACAAGAAAATGAACGGCGGTCAGGCGTGGGCGTAGGCCGATCGTCACGAAGTGACCGAACAGATCGACGAGACGCTGTTGAACGCGCTTCACTGGGAAGACATCCCGCTGGCCCCGGACGGCAACGGCGTCTACGTTGCGGACGATCACTTCGATGCGGTTGCCCGAGAGGAGGCGGTCGAACTGTACGAGGATCCGACGCCGCGCCTCGAAGCGAAGACGGACCACCTGTTGATGACGACGCTGCGGGACATGGGCGAGACCGCTCGCGACGTCACGGAGACGATCGCGACCGACGGCGGTGCGACCGTCGACGACCTCGCCGACCAGTTGGGGAAACACCCCGCGACGATCTACCGGGCGATCAACGAGATCGCAGATTGGCTCGAGGGCAAACTCGACCTGTTCGCTGGAACCCACTGCACGGGCTTCGAAGCACAAGCTATCCTCGCCGATCGACTTCCCGAGGCGTTCCGCCCCGTCGGCGTGGGCAGCAAAATCGAATTGCCACCCGACCAGGGCTAACACCCGTCTCAATTCAGTACTCGATGTCGAATCTGATGAATATGTGCCTTCTATTCAGCAGACTCTGTCCAAACTCCCGAGTCGCTGTCAAGAGAGGTGTGCTGGATACAAAGAATCTATGAACCACTTCCCTCCTAGTCCGCTGGCTTCACGTTTTGATTCAGCTGGAAGCGATTCTCCGGGTCGTACTCGTTTTTCGACTCGACGAGTCGGTCGTAGTTCTCACCGTATGCGTTCCGCTCACGGCCCTCGCGGTCGCCCTCGAAGTTGACGTACGTCCCGCCCGTCGCACCTTCAGCGAGCGCATCGTGACACTCTCGAACCCACGCGATGCACTCGTCGTCTTTCGCCGGATCCTCCCAGCGTGCGCCGACGGTTACGATGTACTCCGTATCCCGGTGTGGATATGCGGTCGCATCCGACGCGACATCGTTGACGGCCCCGCCGACCTGATGGATGAGTACCTCGGATTGCGGGGTCGGGGACCGTTCAGCGGAGTCGATTACGGTGTCGATCGTCTCTTCGGTGAGGGCAGTGAAATTGGGCGCCTTCCAGTAGTTTCGGGCACCCTCAGCGTACAACTCGTCCAGCAGACTCTGGACCTCGGTATAGCGCATCGGTTCGACGGCGTCGGCGATGGGATCGCCGTACTCGCGGAGCGGTTCGAGCACCGCGTTGCCCACATCGAGATCGCCGGCGTAGAATCCCATCAGTATGAGAACCGTAGTTCCGTGGATCGCTTCGGGAAGGAACGGAAGCGGCGGCGCAGCGACGCTGTTCGCCCAGACAGTGCACTCCCGCGGTGCGCCTCGAGTAAACTCCTCGTAGCGGGCGAGCACGTCAGGTGCGTCCTCGTACGGGTAGACAATCGGCCCGAAAAGCACTTGCGGGCCGACTTCGTGGAGATCGAATTCGAACGACGTGATGATCCCGAAGTTACCGCTTCCGCCGCGGATCGCCCAGAAGAGGTCCGGGTTCTCGTCTTCATTTGCGGTTACAAGCTCCCCGTCCGCGGTGACGACATCGACCGACCGAAGGTTGTCGATCGAAAGGCCGTATTTACGGCTGAGCCAGCCGATCCCACCGCCGAGCGTGACCCCGGCGACGCCGGTCGTCGAGATGACGCCGCCAGGCGTAGCGAGGCCGAACGCCTGCGTCTCGTGGTCGAGGTCGGCCATCGTCGCACCGGGCCCGACGCGGGCGGTTCGGGATGAGGGATCAACTCGTACCGATGAGATTGAGGACAGATCGATCGTGAGACCGTTGTCACAGATGGCGTTACCAGCGACGTTATGGCCGCCGCCTTTGACTGAGAGCGGGAGATCGCGATCGCGGGCAAACTCCACGGCGGTCATCACGTCGGCTGCCCCGGTGGGGCGGACGATGACGGCCGGTTCCCGGTCGATCATCGCATTCCAGATCGATCGGGCCTCGTCGTAGCCGTCGTCTCCGGGACGGAGCACCTTGCCATGGGTTTCCTGAGCAAGCGTTTCGTATTCGGGTTCGTCGATCGGAGCGGTGATCGTCATAAGTCACGCCTCAAGCGAGGTACGATCGCAGGGAATAGATAGGCATCTAGTGATAATTTGGCAGCCATTGCTGGTCATGCAACTGTTGCAAGAGCACACCACGGTGCACGATAAGGGTGGTTTTCTTCGGGCTGATAGATCAATTGAGTAAATTCCTGATACCAGTTTAGTGAGACGGCAGTTTTTCGTCCCGACGGTCGGCCGTACTCACCGAGTGATCATCGGCATCCGCTGAATACGCGCCCTGGGCCTTGTTTAGACGCCCCTGAATGGACGAGTCAGGAGTCCCTTCATCTAACCAGAATACGGTGGTGGCCACCTCACGGTCCAGTTTCGTATGTAGAGAACAACGCGTGAGAGCCGATTGTTGCCGCGTCTAAACACGGCCCGCGCCCTGTATTCAGCACGGCTTTGCCACCATCACTGATAGCTGATAGAAGTAACGGCGTTAAGTTTGCACGGTAACAAGCGGATGTTTTACCTTCAAAATAAATCTAAACAATATGGTTTCAACAGAGCCGTGTAAGGGGTACTATGTAACCTTAGTTCAGAATAGGGCTGTTATAGGGATCTTCGCCTGCTGAGTGCCACGGTGATCGCCACCTCCATGCCAGCGAAGTAACGGGAGGTCGCCCGATCGAACCATCTTGTCCTGGAGGATCGTCAGCCCAGAGCGGCCGTGTGGCCGGTAAACGACAAAGCAGTACCAGCCGTCGTGACGCCGGAGTTTCTCGTGATATTTCCGATATTCCTTGAAGTTCCCCGGTTGGCCGTTTGCGTGCTCTTGCATCGTCGATTTGATCTCGACAGGCGTTCCGTTGCCGAACCTGGCGTCGTGCCAGCTGCACCGCGCGAGTTCGAACCGGCGTTTCTTCGCCATCCGCTTCTCGACGATCGTCTCGAAGTGGTTGGCGCGCTTCGAGCGCGATCGACTCACGGGCACCACGCGCTCCGCGCGCCGATATATATACTCCTCCGCTGGCCACGAGATCGCGCGGTGGGCTGTGGGCTACAGTGTAGGGGGGCTCGCTTACGCTTTACAGCTTGACACCCCGACGCTCTCATGCGATCACCTGCTCGACGGTGTCAACCCAGTCTCGCTTCTCGCCGCCTTCGTCGATCTCTTTCCACCAGTTCGAGACGGTAGCGTGGCTGTAGGGGACGAATTCGGCGGTTTCGCGTGCCGACATGCCTTGTTTTCGACACTCCTCCATCGTCCAGGCCGCGACCTGCTTCACGTCCTGTTCGTCGATCGGGTCCTCGTCGACGTCACCTCCAGGAGCGTTCCAGTTCCAGTCGGCCTTGTCGTAATCCGGTTCTGTGACCGTGATGTCGTCCGAATCGCTTTCTCCGACAGTCGCATCGACATCATAGAAGTCGAGAATGTCGAGAACGTGGGACGACCCTCCAGACCGCACAAAAGTACCTGCGACTTAGTGGCGGCCCAACGGCCAAAGCGCTCGAAGACACCCACGCGGATTAATTCTCGTGTTTCTGATTCGTCCGAGCCACTGATTAGGCGATTCCCGGCGAGTCAGACCGTCGACCCGATCGGTCCCGTTCGAGACGCTATCCAGCCCGGCCATAACAGTTAGGCAGAACCAACATGACCGTCTCTGCACAAGATCGAAAGTAGGCTGGAGTGGTAGGTGGTGATGGTGGTCTCGCTCCAGCCAGACGCTTGATTCTACAACTCCGATCTTTAATCCCACGTTATTGGTTGACGAACGCCGGGGTGGCCGGCGAAGGATCCCCGTCACCGATCGACTCGATCGCGGTTTTCGCTCCGTCGGTCACGGGACGATCGCTTCCGCTGCGCCAGAGCGTTAGTCCCGAACCGCAGCCACCGTATCCAGATATCCGTGCCCGTAGTATTTGTGCTCGTATTCGTCCGGGACGCTCGCGGTCCGCGTCAGGGCGTTCGCGACCTGTTCCGCGGTATAGTGGGAGTTCTCGCTCGCGACGAGTGCACCAGCCCCGGCGACCTGCGGCGCAGCCATCGAGGTGCCCGCGAACCAGGCGTGGCCGTACTCCGCACCGAGATACGTGCCGTCTTCGTCGAACCGCGGGATCGCAATCGCGTTCACCACGTTGTCGTGCCGGAACTCGCCGCCCTTGCCGCCCGGTGCGGCGAGATCGATCGCACCTACGCCGTGGGTTGTGTACGTCGACGGAGAGTGTGGTGGCTCGTCGTACTCCCCGGTCTCCGGATCGAACCCGACGGGCCCCGTTGCGCTTGTGGTGATTCCACCGGCCGTCTCGGAGGAGTCCGTCTCGTCCCGGTTGAACTGGAGGCTCTCGCCCCAGTTGCCCGAGGCGTGGGTGTGGACCATCCCCTTCCGGCGGGCGTACCGGCCCACGCGCTGGTGGACCGTGCCCCAGAATTTGCCCCAGCCGTCCATCCGCATCTCCCAGGTCCAGCCGAGGCTGAGGTTTGCGACGTCACAGCCGATCTCGGCGGCGTAGACGATCGCGGCCATGACGTCGCCCATGTACGTCTCGCGCCAGTAGTCGGGTGGCAGGTCCCCCCGGTCGCGGCTCTCGAGGGCCGCGCCGAAGACGCGCAGGTCGACGAGTTCGGCACCCGGCGCGGAGCCGACGACGCTCCCGGCGCGATCGGACGCGGCGACGATCCCGGCGACGTGGGTGCCGTGGGCCCCGCCGTACGGTTCGCCGACGCCGTACTGGTCCGGCGCGAAGCTCCGGGACAGTTCGAGGTCGACTTGCCCCTCGAGGTCGGGATGGCCCGTCGCGATACCGGTGTCGATGATCGCGACGCGACTGCCCTCACCCCGCGTTATCTCGTGGGCTTCGAGGATGCCCTGGTCGTGTTTGTCCCACTGATAGTCGAACAGGTCGAGTTCCTCGTCGACGGCTTCGACACCGGCGACGGAGACCGGCCGGTACCGATCGAGCGACAGCCGTTCGTCGGGCGCGAACGCGGCTCCCGATCGATCGATCCGGTCCGCCGTCGCTCGGACCACGAGGAGGTCCACCGGCTCCAGTTCGTGGACGATCTCGAGGTCCGATTCGGTGTTGAGGCTCGATCGATCGACGACGAAGCGGCCGGTCGAGTCGGCCGTCACGACCGTCGATCCGAGGGTGAGTG
The nucleotide sequence above comes from Halosolutus halophilus. Encoded proteins:
- a CDS encoding rhomboid family intramembrane serine protease, whose product is MSERSPSRSGRKGAERPKESGSSTDAESSPILELLAVFVIVFVVQAITAFLGAMAGLFVLAPPLANNPWTIVTSVYAHDGAGHLLSNSVALVLFGWPVARATTRIRFHTFFLVAGALAGVSQILVTGALASLPIVAVAPTGSVLGASGAVFALLGYLLASNRLSDAFASVIDVPGWVSLAVFLVLAAIVTLATAQPGVALVAHFTGFLLGLIAGRAGALESGSRGRGKRTRA
- a CDS encoding DUF7563 family protein, which translates into the protein MVGVTIAPWSSVDRSTCRHCGAHVTDRFRRVFGDDRDRAHRCSECDSYRRLSRGSAAGVDVEILDPETSSGRHGGEANA
- a CDS encoding FAD-binding oxidoreductase; its protein translation is MTITAPIDEPEYETLAQETHGKVLRPGDDGYDEARSIWNAMIDREPAVIVRPTGAADVMTAVEFARDRDLPLSVKGGGHNVAGNAICDNGLTIDLSSISSVRVDPSSRTARVGPGATMADLDHETQAFGLATPGGVISTTGVAGVTLGGGIGWLSRKYGLSIDNLRSVDVVTADGELVTANEDENPDLFWAIRGGSGNFGIITSFEFDLHEVGPQVLFGPIVYPYEDAPDVLARYEEFTRGAPRECTVWANSVAAPPLPFLPEAIHGTTVLILMGFYAGDLDVGNAVLEPLREYGDPIADAVEPMRYTEVQSLLDELYAEGARNYWKAPNFTALTEETIDTVIDSAERSPTPQSEVLIHQVGGAVNDVASDATAYPHRDTEYIVTVGARWEDPAKDDECIAWVRECHDALAEGATGGTYVNFEGDREGRERNAYGENYDRLVESKNEYDPENRFQLNQNVKPAD
- a CDS encoding S8 family peptidase; this translates as MDRRSFIQAGSASLGALTLGSTVVTADSTGRFVVDRSSLNTESDLEIVHELEPVDLLVVRATADRIDRSGAAFAPDERLSLDRYRPVSVAGVEAVDEELDLFDYQWDKHDQGILEAHEITRGEGSRVAIIDTGIATGHPDLEGQVDLELSRSFAPDQYGVGEPYGGAHGTHVAGIVAASDRAGSVVGSAPGAELVDLRVFGAALESRDRGDLPPDYWRETYMGDVMAAIVYAAEIGCDVANLSLGWTWEMRMDGWGKFWGTVHQRVGRYARRKGMVHTHASGNWGESLQFNRDETDSSETAGGITTSATGPVGFDPETGEYDEPPHSPSTYTTHGVGAIDLAAPGGKGGEFRHDNVVNAIAIPRFDEDGTYLGAEYGHAWFAGTSMAAPQVAGAGALVASENSHYTAEQVANALTRTASVPDEYEHKYYGHGYLDTVAAVRD